The nucleotide sequence ctatgaccagccttactgGCCATCCAACACGCCTTTAATTCTGCACAAGGCAATTCCTTTTTTTCTTCTACAACGAAACGAAACGTCTGACTTTTCCACCGTCGCACTGATTCCTGCCTCTTGGTCTGGTCGTTCCTTTCATCTCCCTCTTTATCTAGGGTAGTCTTCCAATTCTTCTCCTCCCCTCTTTATCTGTGCCATACTTCCCATATTGCGCCACCGCCGGCCAAACCTTCCTGGTCGTGAATAATAAGACCTACGCGCTGCCTCCCTCTGGAAGCCCCAGGAGCGCCGCGTGCTTGGACATGCTGGCCCAAACCAGGCGCCATGGCGTCGAACCTACCTCCCGGGGAACCAGACGTGCCACCGTCAGCGTCCTCCATCAATCCCACATGCATCAGAGGTGCGAGCTCTCCATCTCCTCAGATTTGAATCACGTTTTTTTATTTAGCTTGGTAGAAACCCCGATTTCCAGTAGGAGTAGCTGTCACTAGGAAGGGCGAGGGCGCCGCCCCCCAAGGGTAGTTCGATGGCGTGATTGATTCAGACTGATGCCAACCATGTACATGTCTACCGGATCCAAGGTAAGAGCAGAAGGATGAGGTCGTCCCATAGTATATCTGTCCAGATATTTAAGTCTGTATTGTTGACCTGAACGCATATGTGTGTTTTTTAGTGGAAAAGATGCATACTCACTGTAAATGCAGGAGGCTGTTCCCAACTTCCCATCGTATATTTGTACAGATCTTTGTTGTACGGGCCTGATATGTACTGTAAATGCAGCTTAATTACTTTTAGATGTTTTACTGATTGGCATGTGTTTCGTGGTCATGTACAAAGTCTAACATGTATGGATGTGCAGATTGAAAAGTTCATCACAATATTGCACGGGAGGTTCTATCATCCACCATCCAGATTTTTTGTGCGTTGGTTTGCTCAAATTTTCTTTCCTTTAAGTTTATATATACGGCAATTTAATTTGTGGTTCAACTTATTTTGCAGTGAGTTTGGTTGGTCTGCTTGGATAGGGGTTTAGGAGGTGCTTTCAGGTAGAGCTAAGACTTTCTAATATGCAATTCAACACCTTTATAGTAGTATTTGTAAGATTTTTTATGATAGAAAATTACGTATTTTTGAAAGATTTGTGATTGAAGTTTTCCTTTCATTTTGGTTACACATTATTTGCAGTTCTATCCCTCTCTCTCTGTATGTGATTACATATGACTTGATGGTGATTAATCTGAAACATTTGTGAAGCCAGGCTATGTCTACAGGTTTTGCGGTTCTTTGTAGACATGCCCAAGGTTACTTTAGGATTTCTTGGTGGATTCCATTCTAAATCCTATTTGTTGAAATAATATAGAAGctaatttcagtttttttgttttttcacccACCTGATAAGAAGATAGGAACATATAAGCATGTGTAGTATCAAATTTGCAGTTGGATATAGTGCTTTTATCTTAACTTTTTAAATTCAAGAATAACTTATTTCTCCATGAGTGCATTTTATCATGCTATGTTCCCTTGCTATTTCTCCTACATTGCTTGACTACCTAGCTCTAAAAAGTCAGTATTGACTCAATTTTTCCAGGGTTGGGTTAGTATCCTAATATTTTGAACAGGAGCTCTGTGAATAGTTTTGATATGCTACATTGTAAAGTTTTTGTTCGCGGTCAAGCTTATTTTTTGCTTTTGATTCCAACAGAGTACACAAAACAATTTATTATTTTCTGACTCATTCATTCTTTATGCAGATCTAGATAACTTTGGTACGGAGTTTTCTGCTTATATTAAATTGATTTTTAGAGATGTTTGAAAATTTCCACAAACACGATTCTTTGGTTTCCAGTGGCCAAACATGTTTAATTTTTTAACAAAGAGGATTTGAGGTTTTTTAAAACAGCCAATCCCTGATTTGGTAGTTATCAGCAAAAAAATAAATTCGCTAGTTTTCTGGAAAGTAGTAGAACAAGGTTCTAAACATATGACAAGAGAAAGAATTTGATGATTTGTGTGTCGGTTGGAGGATCTTTGTTTATATTCCTTCCGTTCCTAGTGttatggttttagttcaaatttgaaccaaGACCACAagcttattttggaacagagggagtaagtaCATCTTCTATGGACACACTTTTGTACTATTTGACACACTTTTGaccgggccttattttgttccaatcaaatcaagccacatacacgggagcacggatgggcacacctcgggggagcaggcaagtctcgtccaaaGAATAGGGCCTAGCTCCGGTTCCTTCAATGATAACACAAACTTTCAATAATTTTCATACCAAATTAGCTAAATCCTTACAACAGAAACAGAAACATCAAACTGATGGAGTTCTTTGCCTCGTAGTGGCAACTACCAAAGCAGAGATCCGCACCTGCAGCAGGCACTAGAGAAACAAGACAGACACACATAATCAGCCAGTTGATTCTCCAACGCTAGCTCAGTCAGGATCATGCAGGCCATATGGCAACCTCGGAGTAGCCGTCCTCGGTGGCGCACGCCCTGAACATCCCCGTGGTGTTGTAGGGCATGGTGACCTCCCCGGCGGCCGACACGGCCACGAGCCCCACGGAGCCCCGGGGCACGCCGGCCACGACGCGCGCGGCGGCCTCCTCCAGCGAGAGGCCCCGGTGCTCCATCACCGCCACCACGTCGCGCGCCACGGTGTGCCTGATGATGTCCTCGCCCTTGCCCGTGGTGGACACGGCGCAGAGGGCGTTGGCGTAGGTGCCGGCGCCGATGACCGGGGTGTCGCCGATCCTACCGGCCATCTTGTTCACCAGCCCGCCCGTGGAGGTCGCCGACGCCAGGCCGCCCGAGGCGTCGACGGCCACGCAGCCCACCGTGCCGGTCCGGCTGTTGTCGTCGTCGTTGGGAGCGCAGATTGGGTCGGTGTAGTTGTACTGGGTGTAGTCGATCTGAGAAGCAAGCAGCAGGAAGGTTGCGGGAATCAACAACTGGGTgtagccgaatagaggatctattaagtttcgcaggagtctaacaaaaaagagtcaatatgcgtatgcaggcttcgctgctatccaccgccgcactgactgcggaggtgggtgtcctgaagcaggacctcgagcggaccgagcaagagctcggctttgccaagcggcggctcgaggagaaagaaggtaagaaataccttacagaaaaagtgcctataaaaaggcgtgattgcaaaaaaaataacaggattgtactgcttattgtaggggccacgactgaggtggtgacccttaagcaggcgctgtctgaggccgaaaagaaaacggccgcggagcgcaccgagcgagacagacttggggctcaggtcggcgaggtgcagcaagagcttcaggctctcatgaaaaaacatgagagtttggagcttgaatcCAAGGCGCAAGCAGCCGAGCttgcgacggcccttgagactgccaattttgccaaggccgaagcccagaaggctctccaagagttggaggagatgaggaagatagcagcgggtaaggcattctttatgcaaagcagaaatataaaagtaaactacttgttacttacccgaatccggagctctccaggggcatccgcagatcttccccgcagcgtatccgacgccgccgcattctaccgagctgaagagggcagctcgacggagaaggtgttctggtatcagtattctgaggccggacaccctgtgcgcTTGAGCGACCACcagaaacagctggtcgagctccacaaggcagccgaacaggccatgaaaggcctcatagttcggctatggacCGGAGAGGCCcttcctgggagctatttcgggctggtgcgtcGGCTAGTGGAGGCCtatccgaggctcgaggtcatcaagcgctccatctgcatcgaacgtgcccgtcgggcccttgcccgtgcaaaggtgcactagggtaagcttgacggtgagaagcttgtgaaggacgggccgccgccggggaaggagcatcgcaagcccgagaactactacaaggatgttcttgcaggtgcccgccttgtggcggatgaatgtaccaaggatgtgatttttgaatgaactcgctcgtgtttatcctgtgcgctgaaaacttgttcatatgcgctaagcaatgcttattgaatttaaaatattactttctgtgcagccgtttatcaaaaaattgagagatggccaatcgtcggcttctgcccccatgccactagtgctggggtgttcgggataaacctgagcgctctttttctcatagttgggtccttcgagggaggcgctcagcacaacgaaccaggcaatcggactataatgcttgaacactctcacttagccatagaactctataattttaaatttcggcgaagcccctagttcggaagaccgagtttgggcgctatccatgccttggccggacaaagccagctcctcgcccgaagcggcataagtctttagggactcgaaaaacctctcgaatagcgaccggtctctcgcctcatcatgacagtcagttttagctttctccactgaggtgcttaacccagctgaaccggggcacaatcgcagtggttctcctagtgctaccttagccgatatagcggaacgtaaggcaccaaaacataggagccgggcaaacccaactattgacccaaatcatgattcggagccgatgcatatagtgctataagttcggggtgccgcacttgtgaaagtgtacggacttctcacaccataatgaggggtactgaagcccctggcgtgttcgccgtaccatggtgtacgggtgccatcatgtcatttaataaacatatatgtgaaaataggataatgcaaaaaatagacaaaaagctatgcattgtttatagaggggctatttatcaaagccgaacgatacaaatagtgcgataagcaaaaagatattggactatttaacatgtcctaaccaggggcaggccgcggaattgtattcaaaacgggtatactgctcgtaacagagaccacctgggagttccataatgcggcatgggttgtctgcctccctggatcttgcatcatttgtgcggcagtcgaattgccgaacaggtcgtccgaagtatggagtcctgaaagtaagaaaaaattaacaaaagaatctggcagcccctagtacgttttaagccttattttgggcgtgccgttattgtgccccttcccctgttcccatggtatttcaagggcgtagttatgtacgcgaggcatTGGTTTCGCTATCtcgcgagagctggggttggggccgcattgctacgcttgctcagagcgtgccaggcggtcttgctgtgggttactccgggcgcgcttggcagtgtctggctttttaacggccggactggagaattgcctaagaaggctactttgtacttccgctgcgagagccgccgtgtgctcctccgtacggagggagcgttcggtgtttccgttgaccatgattactcctcgagggcctggcatcttgagcttgatatatgcgtagtgcggcaccgcgttgaactttgcgaatgcggttcgtccgagcagggcgtgatagccactgcgaaacgggactatatcgaagattaactctgcGCTTCGAAAAttgtccggggatctgaagaccacgtcaagtgttactgagcatgtacagttggcttctacacctggtataacgcctttaaaggtcgtttttgtgggcctaatccttgagggatctatgcccattttccgcactgtatcctggtaa is from Triticum aestivum cultivar Chinese Spring chromosome 3A, IWGSC CS RefSeq v2.1, whole genome shotgun sequence and encodes:
- the LOC123056711 gene encoding isoaspartyl peptidase/L-asparaginase-like, which encodes MAPGLGQHVQARGAPGASRGRQRVGLIIHDQEDPLFGYTQLLIPATFLLLASQIDYTQYNYTDPICAPNDDDNSRTGTVGCVAVDASGGLASATSTGGLVNKMAGRIGDTPVIGAGTYANALCAVSTTGKGEDIIRHTVARDVVAVMEHRGLSLEEAAARVVAGVPRGSVGLVAVSAAGEVTMPYNTTGMFRACATEDGYSEVAIWPA